GTTCGCCGGCGTCCCCGAAGCGGATCGGGAGACCTTGATGCGCGCGCTCGACGCAATGCGCCTCAATCTGATCGACGCAAGCGCCGCTCCCGCCCGGGACCGCGAGAGAGCGTGACCGGCCGTCCCGAGCGGCCGAAGCAGCCAGACCGACCGGAGTCGAGAGTAAGATGGAACTGGTCAAATATGCGCTGAAGTTCAGGCTGACGTTTTACGTCCTCGCAATTCTCGTGACCTTCCTCGGCGGGACCGCCATCGTTTCCACGCCCAAGGACGTTTTTCCCAACGTCGACATTCCGGTCGTGACGGTGATCTGGACCTATACCGGCCTCTCCACGAGCGAGATGGAGAAACGGGTCACGACCTACGCCGAGCTCACGACCTCCAACAATGTGAACGGCATCAGGAATATGGAGAGCCAGACGCTGCAGGGCGTCACGGTGCAGAAAATCTATTTTCAGCCGGATGTGAATATCGACCTCGCCATCGCGCAGGTGGTCGCCTCGTCCAACTCGATCCGCGCGGTCATGCCGCCAGGCATCAATCCGCCGATCATCATCAGATATTCGGCGTCCCAAGTGCCCGTCATCCAGCTCGCCCTGTCGAGCAAGAGCCAGAACGAGCAGCAGCTCTACGACATGGGCCAATATAGGGTGCGGCAGGCGCTCACCACGACGCCGGGCGCGACCTTGCCGGCGCCCTGGGGCGGCAAGCAACGCCAAATCATGGTCGATCTCGACACGGACGCGCTGCAGGCGCGGGGCCTGACGGCGCTCGACGTCGTCAACGCCATTTCGGCGCAGAATGTGACGGTTCCGTCAGGACGCGTGAAGCTCGGGTCGCTTCAATATGTCATCCGGATGAATTCCTCGCCCGACGCGATCGAGACGCTGAACGACATTCCGGTCCGATTGAACGGGACGGCGCCGGTGCTTCTGCGCGACGTCGCGCAGGTGCGCGACGGCAGTCCGCCCCAGCAAAACATCGTCCGCGTCGACGGGTCGAGATCGGTGCTGCTCACCATTCTCAAGAACGGAAACGCCTCGACGCTCGACGTCGTCCAGAACGTCAAGAGCGCGATGGGGCAATTGCGCGCCGCCATCCCGAGCGACACCAGGATCGACGAGCTTTTCGACCAGTCGGTGTTCGTTTCAAACGCCATATCGGACGTCCTGCATGAAGGCGTGATCGCCGCGGCTCTGACCGGGCTGATGATCCTTCTCTTCCTCGGCTCCTGGCGCTCCACCCTGATCGTGATCGTCTCGATTCCGCTCTCCATCCTGTCGTCGCTCGCCATCCTCGCCGCTCTTGGGCAGACCATCAACATCATGACGCTTGGCGGTCTTGCGCTCGCGGTCGGAATTCTGGTCGACGACGCGACCGTCGCGATCGAGAACACCTATCGGCTGTTCGAGGAGGGCAAGGAGTTCCGTCACGCGGTGGCCGAAGGCGCGGCGGGCATCGCGAAGCCGGCCCTGATCTCGACTCTGGCGATCTGCGCCGCCTTCATTTCGGTGATTTTCCTCACCGACGTCGCGCGCTATCTGTTCACGCCGCAGGCGCTCGCGGTCGTTTTCGCCATGCTCGCCTCCTATCTCATCTCGCGAACGCTCGTGCCGATCCTCATGGACGAGCTGCTCGCGGGCGAGAAACACGGGCCGCACCATGAAAGCGAGGCTTCGTCGACGGGCGCCTTCGCCGCCTTCGGGCGGATAAGACAGGGCTTCGAGCGCGGCTTCGACCGGATGAAAGAGCAATATCGTCTGTTGCTGACGGCCGTGCTGCATCACAAGAGGCGCACCGGCGCCTTTGTCGCGGCGCTCTTTAGCGTCAGCGCGATCCTCTTTGTCTCGGTCGGCCAGGATTATTATCCGCAGATCGACTCCGGCCAGATGACCCTGCATGTGCGCGCCCGTCCCGGATTGCGCATCGAGGACACGGAGCGCTTCTTCCAGGAGGTCGAGGACGTCATTCGCGAGATCATTCCTGATCATGACCGCGCGCTCCTCATCGACAATATCGGCCTGCCGCAAGTCACTTACAATCTCGCCTTCAGCGACGGCTCCACGGTCACTTATTACGACGGCCAGATCATGATCTCGCTCGCGGAAGGACATGCGCCGACTGAAAGCTATATGAAGCGGCTGCGGCAGGTTCTCGCTCAGCGATTCCCCGAGGCCGTCTTCTATTTCCAGCCCTCCGACATCGTCACGCAGATCCTCAATTTCGGACTTCCGGCGCCGATCGCCGTGCGCGTCCTCGGCTCCGATGCGAAGCAAAATCAGGTCATCGCAGGCAAGCTGCTGGAGCGGATGAAGACGGTGAAGGGCGTCGTCGACGCCCATATTCACCAGATTCTGGATGGTCCGGAATTCTTCCTCGAGGTCGATCGCTGGCGCGCGCAGCAGCTCGGCGTCAACGAGCAGCAGGTCGCGAACAATATCAATATCGCGCTGAGCTCCTCCTTCCAGGTGACGCCGAATTTCTGGATGGACCCGAAATCGGGCATTCCCTATCAGGTGGCGGTGCAGACGCCCGAATATCGTCTCGCCTCGCTCAATTCCCTCAACAACACGCCGGTGTCGGCGGCCGCTGGCGGCGCCAATGGCGTCGACCTGCTTACAAATGTCGCCACCCTGAAGCGCGGCGTCGAACAGTCGGTCGTCAACCACCTCAATACGCAGCAGGCTTACGACATCTACGCCAATCTGCAGGATCGCGACCTCGGCGGCGTGGAGGCCGACCTCCGGAAGATCATCGCCGAACTCGAGCCGGAACTCGCTCCCGGCAACCGCATCGTGATTCGCGGCCAGATCGAGAGCAAGAATCAGGCGTTCGGACGCATCGGCGTGGGCCTGCTCGCCTCGATGATTTTCGTCTATCTGCTCATGGTCGTGAACTTCCAGGACTGGGGCGATCCTTTCGTCGTCATTCTCGCCCTGCCGGTCGCCTTTTGCGGCATCGTCTTCGGACTATTCGTCACCGGCACGACCTTTTCGATCCCCTCGCTCATGGGCGCCATCATGTCGGTCGGCGTCGCTTCCGCCAATTCGATTCTGCTCGTCACTTTCGCACGGGAGCATCGCGAGGAGACGGGCTGCTCCTCCGAAGAGGCGGCGATGATGGCGGGAATGACGCGCATAAGGCCGGTGCTGATGACCGCCGCGGCGATGTTCGTCGGCCTGCTGCCCATGTCGCTCGGCCTGGGCGACGGCTCGGAGCAGAACGCGGCTCTGGCGCGCGCGGTCATGGGCGGCATTTCGTTCGGCACTTGCTCGACGCTGCTGTTCGTGCCGTTCCTTTATGCTGTCATGAGGCGCGGCGAGGTGAAGCCGCTGAGGGACTATCTATGAGCGATTTACTGCAATCGCCATCGCACAAGCACGAATCGTCCGGCCTCGGAACCGCAGAGACGGGCGCCGCCGGCCTCAACAAAAGGCCGTTTCTCATCGGCGCCGCAATCCTTGCAGGCATCCTCTGCATCGGCGTCGTCCGTCATGTCTGGCGCAATTACGACGCCTCCGCCTATCGTGAGGCGCAGGCGACGGCGGTCCCCTCTGTTCGAACGGCGAAGGTCGTCCGTCAGGACAACCCCATCAGGCTCGAATTGCCCGGACAGACTCTGGCCATCAATCAGGCCCGGCTTTTCGCCCGGGCGACGGGCTATATCGCCGAGCGCCGCGTCGACATCGGATCGAGGGTGAAAAAAGGCGATCTGCTCGCCCGCATCGCGGCGCCGGATCTGGATCACCAATACGCCCAGGCCCAGGCGCAACTGCTTCTGTCCAAGGCCCAACTCTCACAGTCGACCGCCCAGGTCGAGCAGACGCGCGCCAATCTCGAGCTCGCCAAGATCACCCATGCGAGAATCTCGACGCTGGTGAAGCAGAAATTCGAAAGCAAGCAGAACGACGACAATGCGCGGGCCAATGTGCAGACGCAGGCGGCCAATCTCGCCTCCGCGGAGGCGGGGGTGGAGGTGGCGCGGGCCAATGTCGCCGCCCAGCAGGCGACCGTCGACAGGCTGAAGCAGCTCACCGAATTCGAGTCCGTGGTCGCGCCCTTCGACGGCGTGGTGACGGCGCGCAATATCGAAATGGGCGATCTGGTGACGGCCGACGCCAGCGGCGCGACGCCGCTCTTTTCCGTGGCGCGCGACGACGTTTTGAGGGTTCAGGTCGCGGTGCCCCAGGCGGAGGCGGCCGGGCTCGTCGACGGGCTGGAGGCCGAAGTGGTCGTGCCCGAAGCCCCCGGCAAGATCTTCAAGGGACGCATCGCGCGCAACGCTTCCGCGCTCGACGCCGCCACGCGGACCCTGCCGGTGGAGGTCGACGTGACGAACAAGACGGGCGAGTTGCGTCCGGGCCTGTTCACGCGCGTGCGGCTCAACATTCCGCGCGCGCAGCCCTCGGTGACGGCCCCGGCGCAAGCCATCCTGTTCCGCGCCGCCGGGCCGCAGCTTGCGGTGGTCGGAAAGGACGACGTCGTCCAACTCAGGCGGATCGTCATCGCGCGCGACTTCGGCACGACCGTCGAAATAAAGGACGGCCTCGCCGGCGACGAGACCATCATCCTCGATCCGCCCGCCGGGCTGCGAGACGGAATGAAGATTTCGGTCAAGATGTGAGGAACCGCTAAATTAACTGGGGCGCGACGCTGCTGTGATGAGCGGGAGCGTCGGCTTGAACAGCCAATCCAAGCGCGATTTGAAGATGGGTGGTTGTGGGCCACGTTCAGTCACGCTCGATTCATAGAAGCTACCGTTGTTTCACGCTGGCGCACGCGCCCAAACGGCTGGTTATTGGGGTCATCCCGCTTGCCGGCCGACGCTGCATTTTCTGAATGGGGCCAGTCGCGTTATGATTGGGTTGAACGGATGTCTGCAATAGCGCGACAGTCATGACATAGAAGTTCGAACCTCTTTGGGCGCGCCCTTGCTGGAAAACCGGACGCGTTTCTCGGGCATGTCGCCTCGTGGGGAGATCGCTTCTCCATAGGCCGCAATTCGGCGCCTGGGCGCAGGACGTCAAGAGAAGGCGAGAACATTGATCGGTCGCCGACAGTAGATGCGGAAAAGAAAAGCTATTTGAGTAATTGTAAGCCCAACCTGGGAGGACCAACGTGAATCACGAACGCCATCGCCATCCCGGGCATCATCAGGAGCGCCAGCATGCGCCGGTCTCTGAGTCCCCCGACAGAGCCGGACTAAGCCAGCCAGGCGGCCCGGCGGCGGAAGGCGCCGTCTACACCTGCCCGATGCACCCGCAAATCCGTCGGGCTGGTCCGGGCAATTGCCCGATCTGCGGGATGGCGCTCGAGCCTCTCGTCACGTCAGCGGCGGAGGCCCCGAGCGCCGAACTCATCGACATGACGCGGCGCTTCTGGATCGGGTTGGCGCTGGCTGTTCCCGTTTTCATTCTGGAAATGGGCGGGCATTTCCTCGGTCTCCACCTTTACATTCCGCCTCAGCTATCGAACTGGGCGCAGTTCCTCCTCGCCACCCCGGTCGTGCTCTGGTCCGGCTGGCCGTTCTTCGTGCGCGGCGCGCAGTCGCTCGTCACCCGCAATCTCAACATGTTCACGCTGATCGCCATGGGGACGGGCGTCGCTTGGGTCTACAGCGTCGCGGCCACCTTCGCGCCGTCGCTTTTTCCGCCGGCCTTTCGCGGCGCGGACGGTTCCGCGCCGATCTATTTCGAGGCGGCGGCCGTGATCACCGTGCTTGTGCTGCTCGGTCAGGTTCTTGAATTGCGCGCCCGCGAGCAAACCGGGGGCGCGATCCGCGCGCTCCTCAATCTAGCGCCGGTTACGGCCAATCGCATCAAGGAGGATGGGACCGACGAAGTGGTGGCGCTCGAACAGGTCCGTGTCGGCGACCGGCTGCGTGTGCGCCCGGGCGAGAAGGCGCCGGTGGACGGCGTGCTGCTCGAAGGCCGCAGCTCGGTCGACGAATCCATGGTCACCGGGGAGTCCATGCCTGTGACGAAGAGCGTCGGCGACAAGGTCATCGGCGGGACGCTCAACCAGACGGGCGGGTTCATCATGCGGGCGGACCGCGTGGGGGCCGACACCATGCTGTCGCGCATCGTAGGCATGGTCGCCTCAGCCCAGCGCAGCCGCGCCCCCATTCAGCGGCTCGCCGATCAGGTTTCCGGCTGGTTCGTCCCGCTCGTCATCCTCGTCGCCGCGCTCGCCTTCGCGGCCTGGGCGGTTTGGGGGCCGGAGCCGCGCATGAGCTACGGTCTCGTCGCCGCCGTTTCGGTGCTGATCATCGCCTGCCCTTGCGCGCTCGGCCTCGCGACGCCGATGTCCGTCATGGTGGGCGTCGGACGTGGCGCGCAGCATGGGGTGCTCATCAAGAACGCCGAAGCGCTGGAGCGCTTCGAGAAGATAGACACGCTCGTTGTCGACAAGACCGGGACGCTGACGGAGGGGAAACCCAAGGTCACCGCTATTCGCCCTGTCGCCGGCGTGAACGAGGACGAATTGCTGACCGTCGCGGCGAGCCTGGAGCGCTCAAGCGAGCATCCTCTCGCGCAAGCCATCGTCCAGGCCGCCCTTTCGCGGGGCCTTCCGCTGAGCGAGGCGTCGGAATTCGATTCGCCGATCGGAAAGGGCGTGAGCGGGCGCATCGGCGCACGATCCGTCGTCATCGGCAACCGACGCTTTTTGGCCGAGACCGGCGTCGAGACCAGCGCGCTCGATGGAGACGCTGAGCGCCTGCGGGAAGACGGCGCCACGGCTATCTTCGTTGCGATCGACCGGCGGCTCGCGGGAATTATCGCGATCGCGGACCCGATCAAGGAGACGACGCCGGACGCGCTGCAAGCGCTCTTTGACGAGGGCGTCTCCGTCGTCATGCTCACCGGCGACAATTGGACGTCCGCGCGCGCCGTCGCGAAACGGCTGGGCATCAGCGAGGTGGAAGCCGAGATCCTGCCCGAGGATAAGAGCAAGGTCGTCGCCCGCTTGCGCGAGGCTGGGCGTATCGTCGCCATGGCGGGCGACGGGGTGAACGACGCCCCTGCCCTCGCCGCGGCGGATGTCGGCATCGCCATGGGGACCGGAACCGACGTGGCGATCGAGAGCGCCGGCGTGACCCTGCTCAAGGGCGATCTTCGCGGCATTGTGCGCGGGCGCCGCCTGTCGCGCGCCACCATGCGGAACATCCGCCAGAACCTGTTTTTCGCCTTCATCTACAACGCGGCCGGCGTGCCGCTCGCGGCTGGCGCCTTCTATCCAGCTTTCGGCCTGCTGCTCTCGCCCACGATCGCCGCCGCGGCGATGGCGTTGTCGTCGGTCAGCGTCGTAGCCAATTCGCTGCGCCTGCGCCGAACCGAAATCGAGCCCGCCAAGCTGCTCGAAATGCCACCGTTTCCGGACGTCACTTGAAGGTGAGAAAGCCCGCTGTCATTCCAGGCGCGCCGCCCTATCCATACCGAGTTCGGCGACGTGAAGCTCCGAGCGTCCCCCGTCCGCGCGAGCCGGCAAATTGACGCCCTTTATCAGAGCGTAGATCGCGGGGATGACGACGAGCGTCAGAAGCGTGGACGACACCATGCCGCCGATCATTGGCGCGGCTATGCGCTGCATAACCTCGGACCCGGCGCCCGTGCTCCATAGAATCGGAACGAGCCCGGCCATGATGGCGACGACCGTCATCATTTTGGGCCGCACGCGCTCGACGGCCCCGAGCATGATCGCTTCGCGCAAATCCTCTTTTGTGAAGGCCCGCCGCTCGGCCGCACGCTTCTCCGCGACCTCGCGCATCGCGGCGTCGAGATAGATGAGCATGACGACGCCCGTCTCCGCCGCGACGCCGGCAAGAGCGATGAATCCGACCCCGACCGCGACCGACATGTTGAAGTTCATCAACCACATCAGCCATACGCCGCCGACAAGCGCGAATGGCAAAGAGAGCATGACGATCAGCGTTTCCGTGATCCTGCGGAAGTTGAGATAGAGCAGCAGGAAGATGATGAAGAGCGTGACGGGCACGACGATCTTCATGCGCGCCTGCGCGCGCTCGAGATATTCGAACTGTCCGCTCCAGACGACATAGGAGCCCGGCGGAAATTCGACCGCTTCCGCCACGGCTTTTTGCGCGTCCGTCACGAAGCCGCCAATGTCGCGATCCCTGACATCCACGAAGAGATAGACCGCGAGTTGCCCGTTCTCTGTGCGGATCGACGTCGGGCCGCGAACAAGCTCCACTTTCGCGACCTCGCCGAGCGGAATCGTCCCCCCGCCCGGAAGCGGGATCAGCACGTCGCTCGCAATCGCCCTCGGGCTCGACCGAAAGTCGCGTGGATAGCGTATGTTCACGCCGTATCGCTCGCGACCTTCCACAGTGGTGGTCACCGTCTCGCCGCCGAGCGCCGTCGCGATGGTCGCCTGAACGTCGTCGATCATCAGGCCGTAACGGGCGAGGGCCGAACGGTCGGGCGTGATGTCGAGATAATAGCCTCCCATGACGCGCTCGGCGTAAGCGGAAGACGCGCCGCGCACGCCCTTCACGACCTTCTCGACCTGACGCGCTAGCCCCTCTAGCTGCGCGAGATCGCGCCCCATGATCTTGACGCCGACGGGCGTCCGAATGCCCGTCGCGAGCATGTCGATGCGGTTGCGGATCGGCATGGTCCAGGCGTTGGAGACGCCTGGAAATTGCAGCGCGGCGTCCATCTCGGCGACGAGGCTGTCGACGGTCACGCCAGGGCGCCACTCTTCGCGCGGCTTAAGATCGATGATCGTCTCGAACATTTCGAGCGGCGCCGGGTCCGTGGCGGTCGAGGCGCGGCCCGCCTTGCCATAGGCGGATTTCACCTCGGGGAAGGACTTGATAATCCGGTCCTGCGTCTGGAGCAGTTGCGCCGCCTTGGTCACGGAGAGGCCGGGGAGCGTCGTCGGCATGTAGAGCAGCGCCCCTTCGTTCAGCGCCGGCATGAATTCCGAGCCGAGCTGGCGCGCCGGCAGGATCGTGACGGCGAGCGCCGCGAGCGCCACGAGGATCGTTGGAATTTTGGCGCGCATCACCAGCCGGATCACGGGCCGATAGGCCCAGATCAAAGCGCGATTGATGGGATTACGCGCCTCGGAGACGATCCGGCCGCGCACGAAGATGATCATCAGCGCAGGAACCAGCGTGACCGACAAAAGCGCCGCCGCCGCCATTGAGAAGGTCTTGGTGTAGGCGAGCGGGCTGAACAGCCGGCCTTCCTGCGACTCCAGCGTGAAGATCGGCAGGAACGAAACCGTAATGACAAGCAGGCTGAAGAAGAGCGCCGGCCCGACTTCCATCGCCGCGTCAATCAGAATGTCGACCCGCGACTGGCCGGGCAGCGCGCGTTCGAGCCGCTTATGCGCATTCTCGATCATGACGATCGCGGCGTCCACCATCGCGCCGATGGCGATGGCGATGCCCCCTAAACTCATGATGTTCGAACCCAGTCCGAGCGCCTTCATGGCCGCGAAGGCCATGAGCACGCCCACCGGCAGCATGAGAATGGCGACGAGCGCGCTGCGGAAGTGCAGAAGAAAGACGACGCAAACGAGCGCGACGATGACGCTTTCCTCGACCAGCGTCCCACGAAGCGTCTCGATGGCCGCATGGATCAGCTCGGAGCGGTCATAGACGGGGACGATCTCGACGCCCTTCGGCAGGCTCGGGGCGATCTGCGCGAGCGCCGCCTTGACGTTTTCGATCACGGTCAGCGCATTGGCGCCGTAGCGCTGCAAGGCGACGCCGCTCGCGACCTCGCCCTCGCCGTTGAGTTCGGTGATCCCTCGGCGTTCGTCCGGCCCGAGTTCGACGCGCGCGACGTCCTTCAGCAGCAGCGGCGTTCCGCCGCCGGCCTTCAGCACGATGTTTTCGAGATCGGGAATCCCTTTCAGATAGCCGCGCCCGCGCACAATAAATTCGAACTCGGAGAGCTCGACCGTTCGGCCCCCGACATCGGCGTTGTTCGCGCGGACCGCCTCGCGGATTCGCGACAGGGGGATATTGAGCGAACGTAGCCGATTGGGATCGACGACGATATTGTATTGACGCACGAACCCGCCGGCGCTCGCGACCTCAGCCACCCCTTCCGCCTTGGCGAGGCCGTAACGCAGCGTCCAGTCCTGCAAAGAACGCAGTTCGGCGAGCGTCATTTCCTTGGCGACAAGCGCATATTGATAGACCCAGCCGACGCCCGTCGCGTCCGGCCCGAGCACCGGCGTCGCGCCCGCCGGCAGGCGTTTGGTCGCCGTGCTGAGATATTCGAGAACGCGGGATCGGGCCCAATAGACGTCGACCCCATCCTCGAAAATGACATAGACAAAGGAGACCCCGAAGAAGGAGAAGCCGCGCACCACTTTCGAGCGCGGCACGGTGAGCATGGCGCTTGCGAGCGGATAAGTGACCTGATCCTCGACAACCTGCGGCGCCTGGCCCGGATATTCCGTGTAGACGATCGCCTGCACGTCGGAGAGGTCGGGGATCGCGTCAAGCGGCAGGGTTCGTAGCGCATAAACGCCAGCGGCGACCGCGAACGCCGTCCCGAAGAAGACCAGCGCGAGATTGCGCGCCGACCAGGCGATGAGGCGCCCGATCATTTGGGGGCTCCCTGATCCAGGGCCTGCAACGCCGCCTTGAGGTTGCTTTCCGCGTCGATCAGGAAATTGGCCGAGGTCACGACTTTGTCGCCTTCGGAGAGCCCGCTCGTGATTTCCGCATAGCCCTCGCCGCGCCGGCCCAACTTAACTTCGCGCGGCTCGAAGCGGCCGTCGCCCTTGTCGAGGATCACGACCTGACGCTTGCCCGCGTCGATGACGGCGCTCTCAGGCGCAGCGAGCACCTTCTCCCTGCCGCCCGTCTCGATTTCGACGTCCGCAAACATGTCGCCGAGCAGGCGGCCTTCGGGGTTCGGCAATTCGATGCGGACGCGCGCCGTCCGCGTCTCCATGTTCAGATGGGGATAGATGAGCGCGACCCGGCCCTTGAAGGGATGATCGGGATAGGCGCGCGCGCGGATCATCGCC
The nucleotide sequence above comes from Methylocystis parvus OBBP. Encoded proteins:
- a CDS encoding efflux RND transporter permease subunit, yielding MELVKYALKFRLTFYVLAILVTFLGGTAIVSTPKDVFPNVDIPVVTVIWTYTGLSTSEMEKRVTTYAELTTSNNVNGIRNMESQTLQGVTVQKIYFQPDVNIDLAIAQVVASSNSIRAVMPPGINPPIIIRYSASQVPVIQLALSSKSQNEQQLYDMGQYRVRQALTTTPGATLPAPWGGKQRQIMVDLDTDALQARGLTALDVVNAISAQNVTVPSGRVKLGSLQYVIRMNSSPDAIETLNDIPVRLNGTAPVLLRDVAQVRDGSPPQQNIVRVDGSRSVLLTILKNGNASTLDVVQNVKSAMGQLRAAIPSDTRIDELFDQSVFVSNAISDVLHEGVIAAALTGLMILLFLGSWRSTLIVIVSIPLSILSSLAILAALGQTINIMTLGGLALAVGILVDDATVAIENTYRLFEEGKEFRHAVAEGAAGIAKPALISTLAICAAFISVIFLTDVARYLFTPQALAVVFAMLASYLISRTLVPILMDELLAGEKHGPHHESEASSTGAFAAFGRIRQGFERGFDRMKEQYRLLLTAVLHHKRRTGAFVAALFSVSAILFVSVGQDYYPQIDSGQMTLHVRARPGLRIEDTERFFQEVEDVIREIIPDHDRALLIDNIGLPQVTYNLAFSDGSTVTYYDGQIMISLAEGHAPTESYMKRLRQVLAQRFPEAVFYFQPSDIVTQILNFGLPAPIAVRVLGSDAKQNQVIAGKLLERMKTVKGVVDAHIHQILDGPEFFLEVDRWRAQQLGVNEQQVANNINIALSSSFQVTPNFWMDPKSGIPYQVAVQTPEYRLASLNSLNNTPVSAAAGGANGVDLLTNVATLKRGVEQSVVNHLNTQQAYDIYANLQDRDLGGVEADLRKIIAELEPELAPGNRIVIRGQIESKNQAFGRIGVGLLASMIFVYLLMVVNFQDWGDPFVVILALPVAFCGIVFGLFVTGTTFSIPSLMGAIMSVGVASANSILLVTFAREHREETGCSSEEAAMMAGMTRIRPVLMTAAAMFVGLLPMSLGLGDGSEQNAALARAVMGGISFGTCSTLLFVPFLYAVMRRGEVKPLRDYL
- a CDS encoding efflux RND transporter periplasmic adaptor subunit, yielding MSDLLQSPSHKHESSGLGTAETGAAGLNKRPFLIGAAILAGILCIGVVRHVWRNYDASAYREAQATAVPSVRTAKVVRQDNPIRLELPGQTLAINQARLFARATGYIAERRVDIGSRVKKGDLLARIAAPDLDHQYAQAQAQLLLSKAQLSQSTAQVEQTRANLELAKITHARISTLVKQKFESKQNDDNARANVQTQAANLASAEAGVEVARANVAAQQATVDRLKQLTEFESVVAPFDGVVTARNIEMGDLVTADASGATPLFSVARDDVLRVQVAVPQAEAAGLVDGLEAEVVVPEAPGKIFKGRIARNASALDAATRTLPVEVDVTNKTGELRPGLFTRVRLNIPRAQPSVTAPAQAILFRAAGPQLAVVGKDDVVQLRRIVIARDFGTTVEIKDGLAGDETIILDPPAGLRDGMKISVKM
- a CDS encoding copper-transporting P-type ATPase; this encodes MNHERHRHPGHHQERQHAPVSESPDRAGLSQPGGPAAEGAVYTCPMHPQIRRAGPGNCPICGMALEPLVTSAAEAPSAELIDMTRRFWIGLALAVPVFILEMGGHFLGLHLYIPPQLSNWAQFLLATPVVLWSGWPFFVRGAQSLVTRNLNMFTLIAMGTGVAWVYSVAATFAPSLFPPAFRGADGSAPIYFEAAAVITVLVLLGQVLELRAREQTGGAIRALLNLAPVTANRIKEDGTDEVVALEQVRVGDRLRVRPGEKAPVDGVLLEGRSSVDESMVTGESMPVTKSVGDKVIGGTLNQTGGFIMRADRVGADTMLSRIVGMVASAQRSRAPIQRLADQVSGWFVPLVILVAALAFAAWAVWGPEPRMSYGLVAAVSVLIIACPCALGLATPMSVMVGVGRGAQHGVLIKNAEALERFEKIDTLVVDKTGTLTEGKPKVTAIRPVAGVNEDELLTVAASLERSSEHPLAQAIVQAALSRGLPLSEASEFDSPIGKGVSGRIGARSVVIGNRRFLAETGVETSALDGDAERLREDGATAIFVAIDRRLAGIIAIADPIKETTPDALQALFDEGVSVVMLTGDNWTSARAVAKRLGISEVEAEILPEDKSKVVARLREAGRIVAMAGDGVNDAPALAAADVGIAMGTGTDVAIESAGVTLLKGDLRGIVRGRRLSRATMRNIRQNLFFAFIYNAAGVPLAAGAFYPAFGLLLSPTIAAAAMALSSVSVVANSLRLRRTEIEPAKLLEMPPFPDVT
- a CDS encoding efflux RND transporter permease subunit, with product MIGRLIAWSARNLALVFFGTAFAVAAGVYALRTLPLDAIPDLSDVQAIVYTEYPGQAPQVVEDQVTYPLASAMLTVPRSKVVRGFSFFGVSFVYVIFEDGVDVYWARSRVLEYLSTATKRLPAGATPVLGPDATGVGWVYQYALVAKEMTLAELRSLQDWTLRYGLAKAEGVAEVASAGGFVRQYNIVVDPNRLRSLNIPLSRIREAVRANNADVGGRTVELSEFEFIVRGRGYLKGIPDLENIVLKAGGGTPLLLKDVARVELGPDERRGITELNGEGEVASGVALQRYGANALTVIENVKAALAQIAPSLPKGVEIVPVYDRSELIHAAIETLRGTLVEESVIVALVCVVFLLHFRSALVAILMLPVGVLMAFAAMKALGLGSNIMSLGGIAIAIGAMVDAAIVMIENAHKRLERALPGQSRVDILIDAAMEVGPALFFSLLVITVSFLPIFTLESQEGRLFSPLAYTKTFSMAAAALLSVTLVPALMIIFVRGRIVSEARNPINRALIWAYRPVIRLVMRAKIPTILVALAALAVTILPARQLGSEFMPALNEGALLYMPTTLPGLSVTKAAQLLQTQDRIIKSFPEVKSAYGKAGRASTATDPAPLEMFETIIDLKPREEWRPGVTVDSLVAEMDAALQFPGVSNAWTMPIRNRIDMLATGIRTPVGVKIMGRDLAQLEGLARQVEKVVKGVRGASSAYAERVMGGYYLDITPDRSALARYGLMIDDVQATIATALGGETVTTTVEGRERYGVNIRYPRDFRSSPRAIASDVLIPLPGGGTIPLGEVAKVELVRGPTSIRTENGQLAVYLFVDVRDRDIGGFVTDAQKAVAEAVEFPPGSYVVWSGQFEYLERAQARMKIVVPVTLFIIFLLLYLNFRRITETLIVMLSLPFALVGGVWLMWLMNFNMSVAVGVGFIALAGVAAETGVVMLIYLDAAMREVAEKRAAERRAFTKEDLREAIMLGAVERVRPKMMTVVAIMAGLVPILWSTGAGSEVMQRIAAPMIGGMVSSTLLTLVVIPAIYALIKGVNLPARADGGRSELHVAELGMDRAARLE